GACGGCGTTCCAGGTGCTCCTGCACCGCTACACCGGCCAGCAGGACTTCACGCTGGGCGTGGTGAGCGCGGGCCGCGGACGCGCGGAGCTGGCGGGCATCACCGGCTACTTCGTCAACCCGCTGGTGGTGCGCACGCGGCCGTCCCCGTCGCTGTCCTTCACGGACTACCTGGCCCAGACGCGCCAGACGATGCTGGGCGCGCTGGAGCACCAGGACTACCCGTTCAGCGCGCTGGTGGACCGGCTGCAGCCGGTGCGTGACCAGAGCCGCTCGCCGCTGTTCCAGGTGATGTTCGTCTACCAGCGCGCCTCCAAGCTGGACGAGCGCGGCCTCACGCCCTTCGCCCTGGACATCCCGGGCGCGAAGTCCACCGTGGCGGGCCTGCCCATCGAGTCGCTGGTGCTGTCGCACGGCGGCGCGCAGTTCGACCTCACGCTCACCATGGGCGAGGCGGACGGCGAGCTGGTGGCCTCCTTCGAGTACAACACCGACCTCTTCGAGGCCGGCACCATCGAGCGCATGGCCGGGCACCTGGCCACGCTCCTGTCCGGCATCGCCGCGCAGCCGGGACGCGCGCTCGCGGGGCTGCCGCTGCTCACGCAGGCCGAACAGCAGCAGCTCCTGGAGACCTGGAAGGGTCCGCGCGTGCCGCTCACGCAGGCGGACATGCTGCCCGCGCTCTTCGCGGCGCAGGTGGCGCGCACGCCGGACCACGTCGCGGTCCTCTTCAAGGACGCCCAGCTCACCTACCGTGAGCTGGATGCTCGCGCGGGTCAGTTGGCCGCGTGGCTGCGCGGCGCGGGCGTGAAGCCGGGCGACATCGTGGGCATCTGCCTGGAGCGCTCGGTGGAGACGCTGGTGTCCGTGCTGGCCGTGATGGCCGCGGGCGCGGCGTACGTGCCCATCGACCCGGCCTACCCCTCCGAGCGCGTGGCCTTCATCCTGGGCGACACGCAGGCGCCGGTCCTCATCACGCAGTCGTGGCTCCAGCGCACGCTGCCCTCCGGCACGTCCGCGCGCACGCTGTTCGTGGACCAGCCGCTGGACGGTGAGCTGTCCTCCGCGCCCGCCGCGACTGTGGCGGCTGGGGATCTGGCGTGCCTCGTCTACACCTCCGGCTCCACCGGCCAGCCCAAGGGCGTGATGCTGGAGCACGGCGGCCTCGCGAACCTCGTCCGCTCGTTCGTGGAGTCCTACGCGCCCACGGCGACGGACCGGATGCTGCCGCTCACGTCGGTGGCCTCCGCCAGCTTCGTGGGCGAGATCCTCCCGCTCCTGTGCACGGGCGGCGCGCTGGTGCTGCCCACCGAGGATGAGATCCTCGACCAGGAGAAGCTCTTCCAGCTCATCACCCGCCACACCGTCACCATCGTGAGCACGGTGCCCGCGGTCATCGCCGGGCTCAACGCGCGCCTGGAGCAACTGCCGCCGCTCAAGCTGGTGCTCTCCGGCGGCGAGGCGCTGGTGGCCAGCGACGTGGAGAAGCTGCTCGCCACGGTGCCGGTGGTGAACGGCTACGGCCTCACGGAGACCACCGTGTGCTCCACCTACCACCGCATGGCGGTGGAGGACCTGCAGGGCCACGCGTGGGTTCCCATCGGCCGGCCCGTCATCAACACGGACGTATACGTGCTGGACGCGGAGAAGAACCTGCTGCCCGTGGGCGTCGCGGGTGAGCTGTACGTGGGCGGCCTGGGCGTGGCGCGCGGCTACTGGAAGCGGCCGGAGCTGACCTCCGAGCGCTTCATCGCCGACCCCTTCCATGCCGGCGAGCGCCTGTACCGCACGGGCGACCGCGCGCGCTGGCTGCCGGACGGCGTGCTCACGTTCCTGTCCCGCGCGGATGATCAGGTGAAGATCCGCGGCTTCCGCATCGAACTGGGAGAGGTGGAGGCCGCCGTGCGCCGCCACCCGGCCGTGAAGGACGCGTTCCTGATGGCGCGCGAGGACTCGCCCGGCGACAAGCGCCTGGTGGCCTACGTGGTGCTGGGCGAGCCCGCGCCCACGCACTCCGACCTGAACACCTTCCTCGCGGAAGGGCTGCCGCCGTACATGCTGCCGTCCGCGTACGTGCCGCTGTCCGCGCTGCCCCTGTCGCCCAACGGCAAGGTGGACGCGAAGGCGCTGCCCGCGCCGGAAGGGGCGCGCCTCGCCTCCGGCGTCGCCTACGCCCAGCCGCAGAGCGCGGTGGAGCGCAGCGTGGCGGCCATCTGGGCGTCGGTGCTCAAGGTGGAGCGCGTCGGCCTCAACGACAACTTCTTCGAGCTGGGCGGCAACTCGCTGCTCATCGCGCAGGCCCACCGGCGGCTGAAGGAGGAGCTGGGCGCGGACCTCGCGCTGGTGGACATGTTCAAGTTCACCACGGTGAGCGCGCTGGCCCAGCACCTCGCGAACAAGGGCGAGGACTCGGGCGCGGCCTCCCAGAAGATCAAGGACGAGGCGGAGCGCCGCCGGGCCGCCCAGGCGCGGCGTCAGCAGGCGCGCGGCCGCAAGTAACGAACGACTTTCAGACACACCCCCCAGGTTTCGAAGGACGGCTCCATGAGCACTGACACCCCCGAAGTGGATGGCATCGCGGTCATCGGCCTGGGTGGCCGGCTTCCCGGCGCGAAGACCATCGCCGAGTTCTGGAAGAACCTCACCGGCGGCGTGGAGAGCATCACGTTCTTCACCGACGAGGAGCTCATCGCGGAGGGCGCGGACCCGGCCATGGTCCGCGCGCCCAACTACGTGAAGGCCCGCGGCACGCTGGGCGACACGGATCAGTTCGACGCGGCCTTCTTCGGGATGAACCCCCGCGAGGCCGCGCTGATGGACCCGCAGCACCGCGTCTTCCTGGAGTGCGCGTGGGAGGCCATGGAGAGCGCCGGCTACAGCCCGGAGCGCCAGCCCGGCCGCGTGGGCGTGTTCGGCGGCATGAGCATGAACACGTACCTGCTCTCCAACCTGTACTCGCACCTGGCGCACGTCGCGTCGGTGGAGAGCCTCCAGGCGTCCATCGGCAACGACAAGGACAGCCTCACCACGGAAGTGGCGTACCGCATGGACCTGAAGGGGCCGGCCGTCACGGTCCAGTCCTCGTCCTCCACGTCCCTCACGTGCATCCACTACGCCTGCCAGAGCCTGCTGTCGTTCGAGTGCGACATGGCGCTGGCCGGCGGCGTGTCCATCCACTTCCCGGAGAAGGCGGGCTACCTGTACCACGAGGGTGGCACCACGGCGCCGGACGGCCACTGCCACACCTTCGACGCGGAGGCCGCGGGCTTCGTCGCGGGCCACGGCGCGGCGGTGGTCGCGCTCAAGCGCCTGTCGGACGCGCTCAAGGACGGTGACACCGTCTACGCGGTGGTGCGCGGCTCGGCGGTGAACAACGACGGCTCGCAGAAGGTCAGCTACATGGCCCCGGCCGTCGCGGGCCAGGCGGAGGTCATCGCGCTGGCGCAGGCCGTCGCGGGCGTGGATCCGGACTCCATCGGCTACGTGGAGGCGCACGGCACGGCGACCAAGGTCGGTGATCCGATTGAAGTCGCGGCGCTCACGCAGGCCTTCCGCCAGGGCACGGACAAGAAGAACTTCTGCGCGCTGGGTTCGGTGAAGAGCAACATCGGCCACCTGGACTCGGCGGCGGGCGCGGTGGGCTTCATCAAGGCGGCCCTCACGCTGCACCACAAGGTGATTCCCCCCAGCCTCAACTTCAAGACGCCCAACCCGGCGTGCGACTTCCCCAACAGCCCGTTCTACGTGAACACGGAGCTGCGCGACTTCCCTCGCGGGGAGACGCCGCGCCGCGCGGGCGTCACGTCGCTGGGCATGGGCGGCACCAACGCGCACGCCATCCTGGAGGAGGCGCCGGAGCTGCCCGCCACCGACAAGGCCCGCCTTCCCTCGCAGGTGGTGCTGCTGTCCGCGCGCACGGAAGCCTCGCTGGAGGTCGCCACCGACCGGCTGGCCGCGCACCTGCGTGAGAACCCCAACGTGGACCTGGCGGACGTGGCGTACACGCTCCAGGTGGGCCGCAAGCGCTTCGGCAAGCGCCGCGCGGTGGTGGCGCGCACCACGGCGGAGCTGGCCTCCGCGCTGGCGGAGCGCACCCCGGGCCGCGTGTTCAGCGGCAGCGCGGAGAACAGCGGCCGTCCGGTGATGTTCATGTTCTCCGGGCAGGGCTCGCAGTACGTGGACATGGGCCGCGAGCTGTACGAGACGGAAGTGCTCTTCCGCGCCCAGGTGGACACCTGCGCGGAGAAGCTCAAGCCGCACCTGGGCCTGGACCTGCGCACGGTGCTGTACCCGGCCGCGGAGTCTCGCGAGCTGGCGTCGGAGCGCCTCAAGCAGACGGGCCTCACCCAGCCCGCGCTGTTCGTCATCGAGTACGCGCTCGCGAAGCTCTGGGAGTCGTGGGGCGTGACGCCGCACGCGATGGTGGGCCACAGCATCGGTGAGTACGTGGCCGCGTGCCTCGCGGGCGTCTTCACCCTGGACGACGCGCTGGCGCTGGTGGCCGCGCGCGGCCGGCTGATGCAGTCGCTGCCCGCGGGCTCCATGCTCGCGGTGTCCCTGCCGGAAGAGCACGTGACGCCCATGCTGCCCGAGGGCCTGTCCGTGGCGGCGGTGAACAGCCCGGCCACGTGCGTGGTCGCGGGCCCCACGCCGCTCATCGACGCGTTCGTGGAGACGCTGAAGCTCCAGGGCCTGGCGTCCTCGCGGCTGCACACGTCGCACGCGTTCCACTCCGCGATGATGGACCCCATCCTGGACGCCTTCCGCGAGGCGGTGCGCAAGGTGGCCCGGAAGGCGCCGACGAAGCCGTACCTGTCCAACGTCACCGGCACCTGGGTGACGGCCGAGCAGGCCACGAGCCCCGACTACTGGGCCAAGCACCTGCGCGGCGCGGTGCGCTTCGCGGACGGCGTGGGCGAGCTGCTCAAGGAGTCCGACGCCATCCTGCTGGAGGTCGGTCCGGGCAACACGCTCGTGACGCTGGCGCGGCAGCACCCGGACAAGGGCGCGAAGCACGCGTTGATCAACTCGCTGCGCCACCCGAAGGAGCAGGTCGCGGACCTGGACCACGTGCTGGCCACGCTGGGCCGGCTGTGGCTGGAGGGCGTGGAGGCGGACTGGGACGCGTTCCGTGGCGGTGAGAAGCGCCGGCGCATCGCGCTGCCCACGTCCCCCTTCGAGCGACAGAAGCACTGGGTGGACCCGCGCAAGGAGACCGCCGCCGACGGCGAGCGCGCCGAGTGGGCGTCCGCGGATCAGAAGCAGCCCGTGGCCCGCTGGTTCTACCTGCCGTCGTGGCAGCGTGCGCTGCCGTCGCCTCAGGGCACCTGGAGCGAGAAGAAGGCCACCTGGTGGCTGCTGCTCCCGGACGACTCCAACGAAGGCCTGGGCGCGCGGCTAGCGCTCAAGCTGGGCGAGGCCGGCCAGGACGTGGTGCGCATCACCCCGGCCGCCGTCACCGCGAAGCACGACGAGCACCACTGGTCGCTCGCGCTGGGCGGCGAGGCCACGGTGCTGGAGGCGCTCACCGCGCAGGGCCGCGCCCCGGACCACGTGCTGCACCTGGGCACGCTGGGCCTGGGTGACGCGCACGGCGAGGCGGACTTCGAGTCCGCGCTGGGCAAGGGCTTCCTGGGCCTGTTGTCCCTGGCGCAGGCCCTGGGCCATCAGCCGGGCACGCGTCCCGTGTCGCTGGTCGCGGTGACGAACCGCATGCAGGCGCTCGGTGACGAGGCGCCCAACCCGGAGCTGGCCACGGTGCTGGGCCCGGTGCGCGTGATTCCCCAGGAGTACGGCCACCTGTCCGCGAAGGCCGTGGACGTGCGCCTGCCGAACTCCGGCAGCTGGCAGGAGACGGCGCTGGTGGAGGCCCTGCTGTCCGAGGCCGCCACGCCGTCCAAGCTGGAGACCGTCATCGCGTACCGGGGCGGGGCCCGCTGGGTGCAGCACTTCGAGCACGTGCCCGCGGACGCGCCGCGGGCCGCGCAATTGCCGCTGCGCGATGGGGGCGTGTACCTGCTCATCGGCGGCTTCGGCACGCTGGGCTTCTCCCACGCGAAGTCGCTGGCGAAGCGCGCGAAGGCGAAGCTGGTGCTCGCGGGCCGCACGGCGCTGCCGGAGCGCTCGCAGTGGGACGCACACCTGTCCGCGCATGGCGAGGACGACGCCGTCTCCCGCCGCATCCGTCAGGTGCGCGAACTGGAGGCGCTGGGCGCTCAGGTGCACACCGTCTCCGTGGACGCGGGCAACAAGGTCCAGGTGAAGGAGACCGTGGACGTGGCGCTGACGCACTTCGGCGCGCTGCACGGCGTGGTGTTCGCGGCGGGTGACGTGGGCCAGGCGCTCTTCCGCGCCATCCCGGACACCCGCCCCGAGGACGTACGCGACACCTTCCACGGCCGCGTGCGCGGGCTGTACGCGCTGGAGGAGGCGGTGCGCGGACGCGCGCTGGACTTCTGCGTGCTGTCGTCGTCGCTGGCGGCGGTGCTGGGCGGACTGGGCCTGGCGTCGTACTCGGCGGCCACGTCCTTCATGGACGCGTTCGCCACGAAGCAGGCGCAGACGTCGCCGGTGCCGTGGATGAGCGTGGGCTGGGACGCGTGGCAGTACGAGTCCCGCGCGGGCGGCGCGCAGAGCCCGTTCGGCGCGCTGGCCATCACGGCCGCCGAGGGCGAGGACGCCTTCGAGCAGCTCTTCCAGTTGGGCGCCGTCTCCCACGTGGCCGTGTCCACGAGCAACCTGCGCGCCCGCGCGCGCAAGTGGGCCCAGCCGGCCGCCTCGCAGGAGAAGGCGGAGGCGAAGCAGGACGTGGGTTCCTCCCTGGGCACCACGCCCCGGCCGGCGCTCCAGAACGCCTACGTGCCGCCTCGCGACGAGCTGGAGGAGAAGATCGCCCGCCTCTGGCAGACGACGCTGGGCATCGACCAGGTCGGCGTGCACGACAACTTCTTCGAGCTGGGTGGCAACTCGCTCGTCGGCGTGAAGCTGATTGCCCGCGTGCGCGAGCAGTTCGGCGTCGCGCTGCCGGCCGTCACCCTCTACGAAGGCCCCACCGTGGGGGCGCTGGCGAA
The sequence above is drawn from the Corallococcus sp. NCRR genome and encodes:
- a CDS encoding type I polyketide synthase — encoded protein: MSTDTPEVDGIAVIGLGGRLPGAKTIAEFWKNLTGGVESITFFTDEELIAEGADPAMVRAPNYVKARGTLGDTDQFDAAFFGMNPREAALMDPQHRVFLECAWEAMESAGYSPERQPGRVGVFGGMSMNTYLLSNLYSHLAHVASVESLQASIGNDKDSLTTEVAYRMDLKGPAVTVQSSSSTSLTCIHYACQSLLSFECDMALAGGVSIHFPEKAGYLYHEGGTTAPDGHCHTFDAEAAGFVAGHGAAVVALKRLSDALKDGDTVYAVVRGSAVNNDGSQKVSYMAPAVAGQAEVIALAQAVAGVDPDSIGYVEAHGTATKVGDPIEVAALTQAFRQGTDKKNFCALGSVKSNIGHLDSAAGAVGFIKAALTLHHKVIPPSLNFKTPNPACDFPNSPFYVNTELRDFPRGETPRRAGVTSLGMGGTNAHAILEEAPELPATDKARLPSQVVLLSARTEASLEVATDRLAAHLRENPNVDLADVAYTLQVGRKRFGKRRAVVARTTAELASALAERTPGRVFSGSAENSGRPVMFMFSGQGSQYVDMGRELYETEVLFRAQVDTCAEKLKPHLGLDLRTVLYPAAESRELASERLKQTGLTQPALFVIEYALAKLWESWGVTPHAMVGHSIGEYVAACLAGVFTLDDALALVAARGRLMQSLPAGSMLAVSLPEEHVTPMLPEGLSVAAVNSPATCVVAGPTPLIDAFVETLKLQGLASSRLHTSHAFHSAMMDPILDAFREAVRKVARKAPTKPYLSNVTGTWVTAEQATSPDYWAKHLRGAVRFADGVGELLKESDAILLEVGPGNTLVTLARQHPDKGAKHALINSLRHPKEQVADLDHVLATLGRLWLEGVEADWDAFRGGEKRRRIALPTSPFERQKHWVDPRKETAADGERAEWASADQKQPVARWFYLPSWQRALPSPQGTWSEKKATWWLLLPDDSNEGLGARLALKLGEAGQDVVRITPAAVTAKHDEHHWSLALGGEATVLEALTAQGRAPDHVLHLGTLGLGDAHGEADFESALGKGFLGLLSLAQALGHQPGTRPVSLVAVTNRMQALGDEAPNPELATVLGPVRVIPQEYGHLSAKAVDVRLPNSGSWQETALVEALLSEAATPSKLETVIAYRGGARWVQHFEHVPADAPRAAQLPLRDGGVYLLIGGFGTLGFSHAKSLAKRAKAKLVLAGRTALPERSQWDAHLSAHGEDDAVSRRIRQVRELEALGAQVHTVSVDAGNKVQVKETVDVALTHFGALHGVVFAAGDVGQALFRAIPDTRPEDVRDTFHGRVRGLYALEEAVRGRALDFCVLSSSLAAVLGGLGLASYSAATSFMDAFATKQAQTSPVPWMSVGWDAWQYESRAGGAQSPFGALAITAAEGEDAFEQLFQLGAVSHVAVSTSNLRARARKWAQPAASQEKAEAKQDVGSSLGTTPRPALQNAYVPPRDELEEKIARLWQTTLGIDQVGVHDNFFELGGNSLVGVKLIARVREQFGVALPAVTLYEGPTVGALAKLLKAASGSEDTEAAPEETEALSRGERRRARRANRRGDSASDEE